From a region of the Toxotes jaculatrix isolate fToxJac2 chromosome 7, fToxJac2.pri, whole genome shotgun sequence genome:
- the lsm1 gene encoding U6 snRNA-associated Sm-like protein LSm1, translating to MNYVPGTASLIDDIDKKHLVLLRDGRTLIGYLRSIDQFANLVFHQTVERIHVGKKFGDIPRGIFIVRGENVVLLGEIDVDKPCDTVLQQVSIEEILEEQRLQQQAKQETEKVKMQVLKDRGLSIPKADNLDEY from the exons ATGAACTACGTACCGGGGACGGCGAGCCTCATTGACGACATCGACA AGAAGCACCTGGTGCTGCTCCGAGATGGCAGGACCCTGATCGGTTACCTCAGAAGCATTGATCAGTTTG ctAATTTAGTTTTTCATCAGACAGTTGAGCGTATCCACGTGGGGAAAAAATTTGGTGACATCCCCAGAGGAATATTCATTGTGAGAGGAGAGAATGTGGTCCTCCTGGGAGAGATA gatgTGGATAAGCCCTGCGACACAGTCCTGCAGCAAGTTTCCATTGAGGAGATTTTGGAGGAGCAACGGTTGCAGCAACAGGCCAAACAGGAGACGGAGAAAGTCAAAATGCAGGTCCTGAAGGACCGAGGCCTTTCCATCCCCAAAGCTGATAACTTAGATGAATACTAA